In a genomic window of bacterium:
- a CDS encoding autotransporter assembly complex protein TamA, with amino-acid sequence MWEKTDQRAGPQIHVGNRPTYTIFSSDAPGRNPFLSCLLLFFLLFVLPGTAEAVSVTINVEGLDGDMLKSVLSVLTLEKQKDHPYLNDSLVRRLHGQVPEEIKKALEPFGFYGATVDPQLKVEGDKYNALYAVDKGNPVTVSHLDIRIDGEGSESPQLLLQLKNFPLTKGAILVHHSYEQGKKALIITAVQLGYLDARYMENRVYVKRENASAEIVLHLETGPRFSFGRVTLVQDLLSPAYLDDFVNISEGDPYEQNALLELQKAIYDSNQFSLVEVSAPREEADGLFVPVRVTLEPGPARKFTAGVGYGTDTGPRFRTGWEHHRVNRKVHRFRTDLLLSTVKTGLSGLYTVPLKRARTDHLDYSLAFERERVDDIDSRKALLRLKHVRLRGSSSFSENLSYLWEDYDIATEEGQTALLYPGLGFSYVRADDRVNTRWGFRLDLELQGSQEGFFSQFSFLQARAKAKLITPVGHWGRVILRGERATTWIEDFDVLPASLRYFAGGDQSVRGFAYKSLSPLDAAGEAVGGRYLVVGSAEYEHSLSRSWSAAVFSDTGNSLESMKDSLESGAGVGVRWKSLIGLVRLDLAWALSREDKPWRIHLNIGPDL; translated from the coding sequence ATGTGGGAAAAAACTGATCAGCGTGCCGGGCCCCAAATTCACGTCGGCAACCGGCCCACGTACACCATTTTTTCGTCCGACGCACCCGGCCGAAATCCGTTCCTGTCATGCCTCCTCTTATTTTTCCTGCTTTTCGTTCTTCCCGGGACCGCCGAAGCGGTTTCGGTGACGATCAATGTAGAGGGGTTGGATGGGGATATGCTGAAGTCCGTTCTCTCAGTCCTGACTCTGGAAAAACAGAAAGATCACCCTTATCTCAACGATTCCCTGGTCCGGCGCCTCCACGGTCAGGTACCCGAAGAGATCAAGAAAGCCCTCGAACCCTTCGGTTTCTATGGTGCAACGGTGGACCCGCAACTCAAAGTGGAAGGAGACAAGTACAATGCTCTGTACGCCGTCGATAAAGGAAATCCCGTCACGGTGTCGCACCTGGATATCCGAATAGACGGGGAAGGTTCCGAATCTCCCCAGCTGCTATTACAACTGAAAAATTTCCCTTTGACGAAGGGAGCTATCCTCGTTCACCACAGTTATGAGCAGGGGAAAAAAGCCCTCATCATCACTGCGGTCCAATTGGGATACCTCGACGCCCGGTACATGGAAAATCGCGTCTATGTTAAAAGGGAAAATGCATCGGCCGAAATAGTACTGCACCTTGAAACCGGACCCCGCTTCAGTTTCGGAAGGGTGACTCTTGTTCAGGATCTTCTTTCACCGGCCTATCTGGACGATTTTGTTAACATCAGCGAGGGGGACCCTTACGAACAGAATGCCTTACTGGAGCTTCAGAAAGCTATTTATGATTCCAATCAGTTCAGCCTTGTCGAGGTTTCAGCCCCAAGGGAAGAGGCTGATGGCCTTTTCGTTCCGGTCAGGGTCACCCTGGAGCCCGGCCCGGCGAGAAAGTTTACTGCGGGGGTCGGCTACGGTACCGACACAGGGCCGAGGTTTCGGACGGGGTGGGAGCACCACAGGGTAAACCGGAAAGTGCACCGTTTCCGGACGGACCTGTTGCTCTCCACGGTGAAAACCGGTCTGTCCGGGCTCTATACCGTACCTCTGAAACGTGCGCGAACGGACCACCTAGACTATTCCCTGGCCTTCGAGCGAGAACGTGTAGACGATATCGACTCCAGGAAAGCACTCCTGAGGCTGAAGCATGTGCGTTTGCGGGGCTCCTCATCTTTTTCGGAAAATCTTAGCTACCTGTGGGAAGATTATGACATTGCCACCGAGGAGGGGCAAACCGCTCTGCTGTACCCCGGTTTGGGTTTCAGTTATGTCCGGGCCGATGATCGGGTCAACACAAGGTGGGGTTTCAGGCTGGACCTCGAACTTCAGGGTTCTCAGGAGGGCTTCTTTTCCCAATTTTCCTTCCTCCAGGCCAGGGCGAAAGCCAAGCTGATCACACCCGTCGGCCATTGGGGCCGGGTGATCCTGAGAGGAGAGAGAGCCACCACCTGGATCGAGGATTTTGATGTTCTTCCCGCTTCCCTCAGGTACTTCGCCGGAGGAGATCAGAGCGTCCGGGGTTTTGCTTATAAATCACTGAGCCCCCTGGATGCGGCAGGAGAGGCAGTGGGAGGGCGCTACCTGGTAGTTGGGAGCGCCGAATACGAACACAGCCTTTCCCGTTCCTGGAGCGCAGCTGTTTTCAGTGACACCGGAAACTCCCTCGAAAGCATGAAGGATTCCCTGGAGAGTGGGGCAGGTGTTGGAGTGAGGTGGAAGTCACTGATCGGATTGGTCCGGCTGGACCTGGCCTGGGCCTTGAGTCGTGAGGATAAACCTTGGCGGATACACCTGAACATCGGACCCGACCTGTGA